A window of Cohnella herbarum contains these coding sequences:
- a CDS encoding DoxX family membrane protein, with amino-acid sequence MDMVNYAHVKWFTDVTPVKEALDNVLSPVFMGTALAVALLLAVLTQLLPSIMKLSALGKLDRQVERLRPRSFLILQYGTAVALLWSLLEGSLFAPEFIPPHGWIEITIWATIALLLIPHSIPIKLASVLIFALYVYYVGEYGLFHMLDYGFYLAIAAALGLNRTVFEKWSFPLLYLGTGLSLCWVAVEKWIYPAMSLDIVENHHVPTFGFDPAVFIVLAAFIEFVVGYLLVVGILNRLLSIVLTLIFIMTTMLFGYIEIVGHFMIHIILLLFIIEGVSFYKPPVDMHKTKLDRIVFVALNFLLVLATFLLLYYRFA; translated from the coding sequence ATGGATATGGTTAACTACGCGCACGTGAAATGGTTTACGGACGTCACGCCGGTTAAGGAGGCATTGGATAATGTCTTGTCGCCGGTATTCATGGGCACGGCGTTGGCCGTTGCATTGTTGCTCGCGGTATTAACGCAATTGCTCCCCTCGATCATGAAATTGTCGGCATTGGGCAAATTGGATCGCCAAGTTGAACGTCTGCGCCCGCGATCGTTCCTGATTTTACAATACGGCACGGCGGTTGCTTTGCTCTGGTCGCTGCTAGAGGGAAGCTTATTCGCGCCCGAGTTTATACCGCCCCACGGTTGGATCGAGATCACGATATGGGCGACGATTGCCTTATTGCTGATCCCGCATTCGATTCCCATCAAGCTGGCGTCTGTACTTATCTTCGCTCTCTACGTGTATTATGTCGGCGAATACGGACTTTTCCACATGCTCGATTACGGCTTCTACTTGGCGATTGCGGCGGCTTTAGGGTTGAACCGAACGGTATTCGAGAAGTGGTCTTTCCCGCTTCTGTATTTGGGTACGGGGCTTTCCTTATGCTGGGTGGCCGTCGAAAAATGGATCTATCCCGCGATGAGTCTAGACATTGTCGAGAACCATCACGTGCCGACGTTCGGTTTCGATCCGGCCGTATTTATCGTATTGGCGGCGTTTATCGAGTTCGTAGTCGGGTATTTGCTTGTCGTAGGCATCTTGAACCGCTTGCTGTCGATCGTCCTGACGCTAATTTTCATCATGACGACGATGCTTTTCGGATACATCGAAATTGTCGGCCATTTCATGATCCATATTATTTTGCTGCTGTTTATTATCGAAGGAGTGAGCTTCTACAAGCCCCCCGTCGATATGCACAAGACGAAGCTGGATCGGATCGTGTTCGTAGCCTTGAATTTCTTGCTCGTGCTGGCGACGTTCTTGCTGTTATACTACCGCTTCGCGTAG
- a CDS encoding phosphatase PAP2 family protein, producing the protein MVFKNIEWKKYAPLILMLVFPVLGWMYAMTNNIENQEVYRLVTGVDEAIPFVKFFAVPYSIWIFYIYVCLIYFFMKDINVYYRSLLTYAVCALLCYLIYSVFQTTVDRPMIVGNDPFSELMRYIYNRDQPYNCFPSIHCFSSYMVMRAIWTSSFRNKWNVTLITGMSSLIIMSTLFVKQHVIMDALAAVFLVEVVTAVLIVLERKLRVSRERQKGTYGA; encoded by the coding sequence GTGGTCTTCAAAAATATAGAATGGAAGAAATACGCGCCGTTAATCTTGATGCTGGTTTTTCCCGTCCTCGGATGGATGTACGCAATGACCAACAATATCGAAAATCAAGAAGTTTATCGGTTGGTCACGGGCGTCGACGAAGCGATACCGTTCGTTAAATTTTTTGCCGTGCCTTACTCGATCTGGATTTTCTACATTTACGTTTGCTTGATCTATTTCTTCATGAAGGATATTAACGTGTATTATCGTTCGTTGTTAACGTACGCGGTGTGCGCTTTGCTTTGTTATTTGATCTACTCCGTATTCCAAACGACGGTAGATCGTCCGATGATCGTGGGCAACGATCCGTTCTCCGAGCTCATGCGATACATTTATAACCGCGATCAGCCTTATAACTGTTTTCCGAGCATACACTGCTTCTCCAGTTATATGGTGATGAGAGCGATTTGGACCAGCTCTTTCCGTAACAAATGGAACGTCACGTTAATAACGGGGATGTCGAGCCTTATTATTATGTCCACTTTGTTCGTGAAGCAACACGTCATCATGGATGCGCTAGCTGCCGTTTTCTTAGTCGAAGTGGTCACGGCGGTACTGATCGTACTCGAAAGAAAGCTTCGCGTATCCCGCGAACGCCAGAAAGGTACCTACGGAGCATAA
- a CDS encoding IS110 family transposase — protein sequence MKSTRNDATNQRIERITSHHAIVGIDIAKDVHAAQVTDFRGRTLTPRHVSFTNTEAGFQKLLHWMQEAGAKHGKTSFLVGMEPTGHYWHNLADWLLKQGIEVVLVNPVTTHRNKENRDNSPSKNDPKDALVIADVVSRGYYTNYAPQEPVFDGIKAAMSAREYWVGQSIALGNRIVRWIDLYFPEFRSVFLEWDGVRSLATLKAFPLPVDLQQLNADEVMEGWRSQGMRRVAGASGKAKAVELLNAAAHSVGKSNTNDAARHDIFRLLHVYKETQLILEEMQREIEALLEQVPVVQQLRSLHGLGTITIASLLGCAGGLHHYAHGRQLLRRAGLNLAERTSGKHKGQIKLSKRGDSMLRKYLYLGMLSLVRQNSDFKHWHARNQLKGMSKMYSIFKLIGKLARILIGMIQRGEMYSSGSQDTLVA from the coding sequence ATGAAGTCTACTCGAAACGACGCTACAAATCAACGTATTGAACGAATTACCAGTCATCATGCAATCGTAGGGATCGATATCGCTAAAGATGTACATGCCGCACAGGTTACGGATTTTCGCGGGCGGACGCTAACGCCGCGCCACGTTTCCTTTACGAACACAGAAGCCGGATTCCAGAAGCTGCTCCATTGGATGCAGGAGGCGGGGGCCAAACATGGCAAAACTTCTTTCCTTGTCGGCATGGAGCCCACAGGCCACTACTGGCATAATCTCGCTGACTGGCTGCTAAAGCAAGGCATCGAGGTCGTGCTGGTGAACCCGGTAACGACGCATCGCAATAAGGAAAACCGCGACAACAGTCCATCTAAGAACGACCCGAAGGACGCGCTCGTCATCGCCGATGTCGTCAGCCGAGGCTACTACACAAACTACGCGCCGCAAGAGCCTGTATTTGACGGAATCAAGGCCGCGATGAGCGCTCGGGAATACTGGGTGGGGCAGTCCATCGCCTTAGGTAATCGCATCGTGCGTTGGATAGACTTGTACTTTCCTGAGTTCCGAAGCGTATTCCTAGAATGGGACGGTGTCCGGTCGTTAGCAACATTAAAGGCTTTTCCACTGCCTGTCGATCTACAGCAACTGAATGCTGACGAGGTGATGGAGGGATGGCGAAGCCAGGGGATGCGACGCGTAGCTGGAGCCAGTGGCAAAGCAAAGGCTGTAGAACTGCTGAACGCGGCAGCACACAGTGTTGGGAAATCCAATACAAACGATGCCGCGCGGCACGATATCTTTCGCCTTTTGCATGTCTACAAAGAGACGCAACTCATACTCGAAGAGATGCAGCGAGAGATAGAGGCGCTCTTGGAGCAGGTGCCCGTTGTGCAGCAACTCCGCAGCTTACACGGTCTAGGCACGATCACCATTGCCTCTTTGCTTGGCTGCGCAGGCGGTCTGCATCACTACGCCCATGGAAGGCAACTGCTGCGCCGAGCCGGTCTCAATCTGGCGGAACGAACATCGGGAAAACACAAGGGCCAGATTAAGCTCTCCAAGCGGGGCGACAGCATGCTGCGCAAGTATTTGTACTTAGGGATGCTGAGCTTAGTGCGGCAGAATTCAGACTTCAAACATTGGCACGCCCGTAACCAGCTTAAAGGCATGTCGAAGATGTATTCCATCTTCAAGCTCATTGGAAAGCTCGCACGCATTTTAATTGGCATGATTCAACGTGGAGAAATGTATAGCAGCGGATCGCAAGATACGTTGGTCGCGTAG
- a CDS encoding LTA synthase family protein codes for MKSIKWGVWLTKPFVFFTALMVIKIFLARFVVFDSSSMWMQLATGITSVWVLFCLIEWIAPRRKLGVYLAVNLFLTTIFFAVIMYYKYFGVIVTYHALQQVNQVTEVKGSVFSLLHPYFLFIYTDVVAFLLLFFSRRFRTWGKSLAIRESNVLISAIFLLSLAGCFTNIWIHRDSINELKQAENMGILNYEAYAVFASAMKDVEDPSNITPEAIAELKGEQQPAVPLYWGQAQGKNVIVLQLEATQNFLLDLKIEGKEVTPVMNKLIKENIYFPHFYQQVGQGNTSDAEFVVNTSFYIPKHGAAAQDYGDLALPSMPKVFKEHGYQTATFHTNDVQFWNRKELYKALGFDRYYDSEFFGGEDMVFFGSSDEVLYAKTADELLKMSQSGKPFYSQIISMSSHHPFNIPERKVRFELPERYQDTLVGNYIQAQNYTDYSIGLFIDKLKENGLWDNSVLVIYGDHLGLPIYSLSDDEKNLMKEIYGRDYGYTEMMNIPLIVIDPSAKEPQRLNQTGGQVDIFPTIANLLGISLEGHIHFGQDLLNETSNLLPQRYYLPSGSFVNDKGIFVPGLNFDDGTNFPYDGGKAAETDSTEDEYNRALELLRLSDSYVSQLPKHE; via the coding sequence GTGAAATCCATAAAATGGGGGGTTTGGCTAACCAAACCGTTCGTCTTCTTCACCGCTCTAATGGTGATTAAGATTTTTCTTGCCCGATTTGTTGTTTTCGATAGCTCATCCATGTGGATGCAACTCGCTACGGGGATCACATCCGTCTGGGTTTTGTTCTGCCTAATCGAATGGATTGCTCCTCGCAGAAAACTGGGCGTGTACTTGGCCGTTAATCTATTTCTAACGACGATCTTCTTCGCGGTCATTATGTACTACAAATATTTCGGGGTCATCGTCACTTATCATGCCTTGCAGCAAGTAAATCAGGTGACGGAAGTGAAGGGGAGCGTCTTTTCCTTGCTTCACCCGTACTTCTTGTTTATTTATACCGACGTTGTTGCGTTCTTGCTGCTGTTCTTCAGCCGTCGGTTTCGAACATGGGGCAAATCGCTTGCCATACGCGAATCGAACGTGCTGATCTCGGCAATCTTCCTGCTATCGTTGGCGGGATGTTTTACGAATATTTGGATTCATCGCGACAGCATTAACGAACTGAAGCAAGCGGAGAATATGGGAATATTGAATTATGAGGCTTACGCCGTATTCGCAAGCGCAATGAAAGACGTCGAAGACCCGAGCAACATAACTCCGGAAGCGATCGCCGAATTGAAAGGCGAACAGCAACCGGCCGTGCCGCTTTATTGGGGACAGGCGCAAGGAAAGAACGTAATCGTTTTGCAGCTTGAAGCCACGCAGAACTTCTTGCTTGATCTCAAGATCGAAGGAAAAGAAGTTACGCCTGTCATGAACAAGCTGATCAAAGAAAATATTTACTTCCCGCATTTCTATCAGCAAGTCGGGCAGGGCAATACGTCGGATGCCGAGTTCGTCGTGAACACATCGTTCTATATTCCCAAACACGGCGCCGCGGCTCAAGATTATGGAGACTTGGCACTTCCGAGCATGCCTAAAGTATTTAAGGAACACGGATATCAGACGGCGACTTTCCATACGAACGACGTCCAATTCTGGAATCGCAAGGAGCTCTATAAGGCATTGGGATTCGATCGCTATTACGATTCCGAGTTTTTCGGCGGCGAAGACATGGTATTCTTCGGATCGTCCGATGAAGTGCTCTACGCGAAAACCGCGGACGAATTGCTGAAGATGAGTCAGTCGGGCAAGCCGTTCTATTCGCAGATCATCTCGATGTCATCGCATCATCCTTTCAATATTCCGGAACGCAAGGTGCGGTTCGAGCTGCCGGAGAGATACCAGGATACGCTTGTCGGCAACTATATCCAGGCTCAGAATTATACGGATTATTCGATAGGACTCTTCATCGATAAGCTCAAGGAAAACGGTCTATGGGACAATTCGGTGCTCGTCATTTACGGCGATCATTTAGGACTGCCGATCTATTCGCTTAGCGACGACGAGAAGAACCTGATGAAGGAAATCTATGGTCGGGATTACGGGTATACCGAAATGATGAACATTCCGTTAATCGTGATCGATCCGAGCGCGAAGGAGCCGCAAAGGCTGAATCAAACCGGAGGACAAGTCGATATTTTCCCGACGATCGCGAACTTGCTCGGGATCTCTCTGGAAGGTCATATCCATTTCGGACAAGATCTGCTGAATGAAACGAGCAACTTGCTGCCTCAGCGTTATTACTTGCCTTCAGGTTCGTTCGTGAACGACAAAGGAATATTCGTGCCCGGACTGAACTTCGATGACGGAACGAACTTTCCGTATGACGGCGGGAAAGCTGCCGAGACCGATTCAACGGAAGATGAATATAATCGAGCGTTGGAGCTATTGCGACTTTCCGACAGTTACGTAAGCCAGTTGCCTAAACATGAATAA
- a CDS encoding MDR family MFS transporter — MSTKAAPASTEAPFSIRSILGPLVAIVVGIFMVILDGTAVNVALPKLQQEFNLLNLSLVQWTVIGYALAQAAVIPLAGWLSDRFGAKKIFLISVGLFTAGSLLCALATSVETLIAFRIIQGLGGGVVVPIAMAFIYRLSPPGKVGTIMGMMGIPILLGPALGPVVAGWFVEYHSWQWIFLINIPIGIIGIFLGIRTLPNIERQTVATLDTLGMILGPLAFAALVFGVSHGGIDPVTGKSTWLDWQTLVGSGVGLVALILFVIVEMNRKNPLLELRVFRSGNFTKGIIVQWISQIAMFGTMFLVPLFLQQAHGYSPLETGLIMLPQALASGLFMPIGGKLSDRIGARPLVLAGMALTAVAALLLSNISGSSGIGSVMLPLALLGAGMGLFMMPLNTHLIQSAPQNLVGRVTSLTNAAQQVMMSFAVAILMTISSTKMQNLMVEGGKQKPDVDLYASSFGYTFLILLGIAIVGGLLGLMLQKPKRAEGESAGNTEVPIIVGH, encoded by the coding sequence ATGTCTACCAAAGCAGCACCGGCTTCAACGGAAGCCCCATTTTCTATTCGTAGCATATTGGGGCCGTTAGTCGCGATCGTCGTAGGTATCTTCATGGTTATACTAGACGGAACGGCCGTTAACGTCGCTCTTCCCAAGCTACAGCAAGAATTCAACTTGTTGAATCTGTCGTTGGTTCAGTGGACCGTCATCGGTTACGCTTTAGCCCAGGCTGCGGTTATTCCTTTGGCCGGGTGGTTGTCGGATCGGTTCGGCGCCAAGAAAATTTTCCTCATTTCGGTAGGATTGTTTACCGCAGGGTCGTTGTTATGCGCGCTCGCTACTAGCGTCGAAACGCTAATCGCTTTCCGCATTATTCAGGGACTTGGCGGCGGCGTCGTCGTGCCGATCGCGATGGCGTTCATCTATCGCTTGTCGCCTCCCGGGAAAGTCGGAACCATCATGGGTATGATGGGGATCCCGATCTTGCTCGGTCCCGCGCTTGGTCCGGTCGTGGCAGGATGGTTCGTGGAGTATCACAGCTGGCAATGGATCTTCTTGATCAATATCCCAATCGGTATCATCGGTATCTTCCTAGGTATTCGCACTTTGCCTAATATCGAACGCCAGACGGTGGCGACATTGGATACTCTCGGCATGATCCTAGGACCCTTGGCATTTGCCGCTCTTGTCTTCGGTGTTTCCCACGGGGGCATCGATCCGGTAACCGGAAAATCCACTTGGTTGGATTGGCAAACGCTGGTCGGATCCGGAGTAGGCCTCGTGGCCTTGATCCTCTTCGTCATCGTGGAAATGAATCGCAAAAACCCTCTCTTAGAGCTTCGGGTTTTCCGTTCGGGTAACTTTACGAAAGGGATTATCGTGCAATGGATTTCGCAAATCGCGATGTTCGGAACGATGTTCCTTGTTCCTTTGTTCTTGCAGCAGGCTCACGGTTATAGCCCCCTTGAGACAGGCTTGATCATGCTGCCGCAGGCGTTGGCATCCGGCTTGTTCATGCCGATCGGCGGGAAATTGTCCGACCGTATCGGAGCCCGTCCACTCGTATTGGCCGGGATGGCCTTGACGGCGGTAGCCGCCTTACTGTTGTCCAACATTTCCGGAAGCTCCGGAATCGGATCGGTAATGCTGCCGCTTGCGTTGCTCGGAGCGGGTATGGGATTGTTCATGATGCCGTTGAACACTCACTTGATTCAATCCGCGCCCCAGAACCTGGTAGGACGCGTAACTTCGCTTACCAATGCGGCGCAGCAAGTCATGATGTCCTTCGCGGTCGCGATCTTAATGACGATCTCTTCGACCAAGATGCAGAACCTGATGGTCGAAGGAGGCAAACAGAAGCCCGACGTGGATCTGTATGCGTCGTCGTTCGGGTATACGTTCTTGATCTTGCTGGGAATTGCGATCGTCGGCGGTTTGCTGGGCTTAATGCTGCAGAAGCCGAAGAGAGCGGAAGGCGAATCCGCGGGCAATACGGAAGTTCCAATTATCGTAGGCCATTAA
- a CDS encoding TetR/AcrR family transcriptional regulator: MSIRRERRDAVENRQLILQTAHELFNEHGVQPVSMHQIAKTAGIGQATLYRRYAHKGDLCLDILDDYSLQLMEQIRDYLENNKQTSAIERLGGIIDFWIDAIEEKSGLISGLMMAMESKMNCNDERGNFFQTPFYLFFRNSLSGLLNEIIEADSGAPLDTEVAAHFFMCAMSPLGYFHIKHEKGYNADQVKEHLRKLCRTIVAKK, translated from the coding sequence GTGTCCATTCGTCGGGAACGTAGAGACGCGGTCGAGAACCGTCAGTTAATTCTCCAGACCGCGCATGAGCTCTTCAATGAACATGGCGTGCAGCCCGTCAGCATGCATCAGATCGCCAAGACGGCCGGCATCGGACAAGCAACTCTATACCGTAGATACGCTCACAAAGGGGATCTATGCTTAGATATTCTCGATGATTATAGCCTTCAGCTTATGGAGCAGATAAGAGATTACCTTGAGAACAATAAGCAGACGTCCGCCATCGAGCGGCTAGGCGGGATTATCGATTTCTGGATCGACGCGATCGAAGAAAAGTCCGGCTTGATATCCGGATTAATGATGGCGATGGAATCCAAAATGAACTGCAACGATGAACGAGGCAACTTTTTTCAAACGCCCTTCTATCTATTTTTCAGGAACAGCTTGTCAGGGCTCCTGAATGAAATCATCGAAGCCGATTCGGGCGCTCCGCTCGATACCGAAGTCGCAGCCCACTTCTTCATGTGCGCCATGTCTCCGCTAGGTTATTTCCACATCAAGCACGAGAAGGGCTACAACGCGGATCAGGTCAAAGAGCACCTTCGCAAGTTATGTCGAACGATAGTCGCCAAAAAATAA
- the lplT gene encoding lysophospholipid transporter LplT, translating into MIWLNMKGWTKLRRLINKLSPLNAVVWTQFLSAFADNLNFFLIVGLVKREGVSDPDGTVTYIQMAFLIAYVVLAPIVGAFADKNAKSHVLLLGNVLKSTGILLLLLGVPPVLCFFFVGVGAVVYSPGKYGILSELTNNEKDLLRANAQVEGSTILAILLGTVAGGFLAARSDLPAIIVCLFIYLLSLSMTFFVPVRAGNPNIRYQSAAGQFFRDVVKLFRNRRSRFSLIGTGAFWLTASVLRIALIAWLPINLGIEDTDQQSMIIGVTALGVVASAWLTPKLVPEGRLYRGFFYGIAMVAAVMSANFTNELWLTVTLLFVTGVMGGIFLIPLNTMLQEEGKTVIGSGRTIAVQNFVENALTVMGLFLYLTLRQMNVPVNHSVMGIGAVLTLFFLYLAFQIRAVKAGYSRKEMT; encoded by the coding sequence ATGATATGGCTAAATATGAAGGGGTGGACGAAGTTGCGGCGGTTAATCAATAAGCTATCACCGTTAAATGCGGTCGTATGGACGCAGTTCTTAAGCGCGTTCGCGGATAATCTGAATTTCTTTCTCATCGTCGGACTGGTCAAAAGGGAAGGCGTATCGGATCCGGATGGGACGGTTACATATATTCAAATGGCGTTTCTGATCGCATACGTCGTGCTGGCGCCGATCGTTGGAGCCTTCGCGGACAAAAATGCGAAATCGCACGTTCTTCTGCTAGGAAACGTATTGAAATCGACGGGGATCCTGCTGCTATTGCTCGGAGTACCGCCGGTACTATGCTTCTTCTTCGTCGGCGTCGGGGCAGTCGTCTATTCTCCTGGAAAATACGGCATTTTATCGGAATTAACGAACAACGAGAAGGATCTGCTGAGGGCAAACGCCCAGGTGGAGGGGTCGACGATTCTTGCGATCTTGCTGGGTACGGTCGCCGGCGGTTTCCTTGCCGCTAGGTCCGACTTGCCGGCGATCATTGTTTGCCTATTCATCTACCTGCTATCGTTGAGCATGACTTTTTTCGTTCCGGTCAGGGCGGGCAATCCGAACATTCGTTACCAAAGCGCGGCGGGTCAATTTTTCCGCGACGTCGTTAAGCTCTTCCGGAACCGCAGAAGCCGGTTCTCCCTTATCGGCACGGGCGCCTTCTGGCTTACGGCTTCGGTGCTTCGGATTGCTCTCATCGCATGGTTGCCGATTAATCTGGGAATCGAGGATACGGACCAACAATCGATGATTATAGGCGTTACGGCGCTCGGAGTCGTCGCCAGCGCTTGGCTGACTCCTAAGCTAGTGCCGGAAGGCAGGCTATACCGGGGATTCTTCTACGGCATTGCTATGGTCGCAGCCGTTATGTCCGCTAACTTCACGAACGAACTATGGCTAACGGTCACGCTTCTATTTGTTACCGGCGTCATGGGAGGCATATTCCTCATTCCGCTGAATACGATGCTTCAAGAAGAAGGTAAAACCGTCATCGGCTCGGGCAGGACGATCGCCGTGCAAAATTTCGTGGAGAACGCGTTGACGGTAATGGGACTGTTCCTCTATCTGACGCTAAGACAGATGAACGTCCCCGTTAATCATTCGGTCATGGGCATAGGCGCGGTATTAACTCTGTTCTTCCTATACTTGGCCTTCCAGATCAGAGCTGTTAAAGCGGGTTATTCCCGCAAGGAAATGACGTGA